One genomic window of Verrucomicrobiota bacterium includes the following:
- the pyrR gene encoding bifunctional pyr operon transcriptional regulator/uracil phosphoribosyltransferase PyrR — translation MPDKIQLVMDPKTIDRALYRMSHEIAETHDKLSSVALVGIQTRGVPLAQRLATKIESFTNIRPPVGALDITLHRDDLRQKVVIPKIQPTHMPFDVTDRSIVLVDDVIYTGRSFQAALNALLDFGRCARITICVLVDRGHRELPIKADYVGKNVPTSLQQRVNVKFTEIDGEDSVEVMAL, via the coding sequence ATGCCGGATAAAATACAACTCGTCATGGACCCTAAAACCATTGATAGAGCGCTCTACCGCATGTCCCACGAAATTGCAGAAACCCATGATAAACTCTCCTCAGTCGCCCTAGTCGGGATCCAGACACGCGGGGTGCCCTTGGCCCAAAGACTGGCGACAAAGATCGAGTCATTCACAAATATCCGTCCACCGGTAGGAGCATTGGACATTACCCTCCACCGCGATGACTTGCGGCAGAAGGTCGTGATCCCCAAAATCCAACCTACCCACATGCCCTTTGATGTAACGGACCGCAGTATTGTCCTGGTTGATGATGTGATTTATACCGGCAGGAGTTTCCAAGCCGCCTTAAATGCCCTTCTAGACTTCGGGCGTTGTGCGCGCATCACAATATGTGTCCTCGTGGACCGGGGCCATCGGGAACTGCCGATTAAAGCCGATTACGTCGGTAAAAATGTGCCGACATCGCTTCAACAAAGGGTTAATGTGAAATTCACGGAAATCGACGGGGAAGACTCTGTGGAGGTGATGGCTTTATGA
- a CDS encoding aspartate carbamoyltransferase catalytic subunit has protein sequence MIWNRKDLITLEDYSKEELLHILDTATAFKEVGSRQVKKTPALRGKTLVNLFIEPSTRTRVSFELAAQRLSADIINIDAEASSLSKGETLKDTAKNLEALNADIIVMRHGSPGSARFLAERLRSSIINAGDGAHSHPTQALLDVFTIREKLGRIEGLKVLILGDILFSRVARSNIWALTKLGAHVILSGPSTLVPKEFEKMGVEVRYDFENILGEVDCVNLLRIQHERQHKTFFPSTGEYTSLFGLTKERFAKLKPTALVMHPGPINRGVEIDSEVADSPQSVILDQVTNGLAVRMAVLFLCASGLKETQIPEGVTV, from the coding sequence ATGATCTGGAACCGTAAAGATTTGATCACACTGGAGGATTATTCAAAGGAGGAACTCCTGCATATCCTCGATACGGCCACCGCCTTTAAAGAGGTTGGTTCCCGCCAGGTCAAAAAAACACCCGCTCTTCGCGGTAAAACACTGGTGAATCTTTTTATCGAACCCAGTACCCGCACGCGGGTGAGTTTCGAGCTGGCTGCCCAACGTCTCAGTGCGGACATCATAAATATCGATGCAGAAGCCTCCTCCCTCAGCAAAGGGGAAACGCTGAAGGACACCGCAAAAAACCTCGAGGCATTGAATGCCGATATTATTGTGATGCGGCATGGTTCACCAGGATCAGCCCGGTTTTTGGCGGAGCGACTGCGTTCCTCCATCATTAATGCCGGTGACGGGGCTCACTCCCATCCGACGCAGGCTTTACTTGATGTTTTCACCATCCGTGAAAAGCTCGGGCGTATCGAAGGCTTGAAAGTCCTGATCCTCGGGGATATTCTTTTCAGTCGTGTGGCACGATCTAATATCTGGGCACTGACCAAACTCGGGGCGCATGTGATCCTCTCAGGCCCGAGTACATTGGTGCCGAAGGAATTTGAGAAAATGGGGGTAGAAGTCCGTTATGACTTTGAAAATATCCTGGGTGAAGTCGATTGCGTGAATCTCTTGCGCATCCAGCATGAGCGCCAGCATAAAACATTTTTCCCGAGCACGGGTGAATATACCTCGCTTTTCGGCCTGACCAAGGAACGTTTTGCCAAGCTCAAACCCACGGCCCTGGTCATGCATCCTGGTCCGATCAACCGCGGTGTAGAAATCGACAGCGAGGTCGCTGATTCACCTCAGAGTGTGATCCTTGATCAGGTCACCAATGGGCTGGCCGTGCGTATGGCGGTCCTTTTCCTTTGTGCATCAGGATTAAAAGAAACACAGATCCCGGAAGGAGTCACTGTTTAG
- a CDS encoding dihydroorotase, with amino-acid sequence MSSLLIKNGRIIDPANQTDEIRDLLIIDGKIAMPGQKPDGQTESIDALGKIVCPGLIDIHVHFREPGQSSKETIETGSKSAAAGGFTSVVCMPNTSPVADSPSVIRWIQEQAREKAIVNVYTTGAITKQIAGEEMAPIGSLKKAGVVAITDDGHCVQNNELMRRASEYAKMFDLPIMDHCQDYHLVGNGVMNEGQWSVRWGLPGWPALGEEMIVARNILLSEKIDHYIHCQHLSASGSVRLMREARKRGVKISGEVCPHHITLTDEAIGSFDTNYKMNPPLRSQQDIDDLLAGIADGTITILASDHAPHCGFEKEVEFDQAPFGIVGLETELSLFMKALVEAKVISINRMIEMLTVEPAKLIHLDKGHLSPGADGDVTIIDPDLQWTVDKTQFASKGRNTPYHGWELTGRAIYTIVAGKIVWRN; translated from the coding sequence ATGTCATCTTTACTCATTAAAAATGGAAGAATCATCGACCCGGCGAATCAAACCGATGAAATCCGGGATCTCTTGATTATCGACGGGAAAATCGCCATGCCCGGACAAAAGCCCGATGGCCAAACTGAATCAATCGATGCCTTGGGTAAAATCGTTTGTCCCGGACTCATCGATATCCATGTGCATTTTCGTGAACCCGGCCAATCGTCTAAAGAAACAATCGAGACCGGTTCAAAGTCAGCGGCGGCGGGGGGATTTACTTCTGTCGTCTGTATGCCAAATACCTCACCGGTGGCGGATTCCCCGAGTGTCATCCGTTGGATCCAAGAACAAGCCCGGGAGAAAGCCATCGTAAATGTTTACACGACCGGCGCGATTACGAAGCAAATTGCGGGGGAGGAAATGGCCCCGATTGGTTCGCTCAAAAAAGCAGGGGTCGTGGCGATCACTGATGACGGGCATTGTGTACAGAATAATGAATTGATGCGGCGGGCGAGCGAATACGCCAAGATGTTCGACCTTCCCATCATGGATCATTGTCAGGACTACCATCTCGTGGGTAACGGGGTGATGAATGAAGGCCAGTGGAGTGTGCGCTGGGGTCTACCCGGCTGGCCGGCACTCGGGGAAGAAATGATCGTCGCGCGCAATATCCTGCTCTCAGAAAAAATAGACCATTACATCCACTGCCAACACCTCAGTGCATCGGGCTCGGTGCGTCTCATGCGTGAGGCCCGCAAACGCGGGGTAAAAATCAGCGGGGAAGTCTGCCCCCACCATATCACGCTCACCGACGAGGCAATCGGGTCTTTCGATACGAATTATAAAATGAATCCGCCCCTGCGTTCACAGCAGGATATTGATGATTTGCTCGCGGGGATCGCCGACGGGACCATCACGATCTTGGCCAGTGACCATGCCCCGCACTGTGGCTTTGAGAAGGAAGTGGAGTTCGACCAAGCGCCCTTTGGCATCGTCGGCCTCGAAACCGAATTATCCCTTTTTATGAAGGCATTAGTCGAAGCCAAAGTCATCTCGATCAACCGCATGATCGAGATGCTCACCGTCGAGCCCGCCAAGCTGATCCATTTGGACAAAGGACATTTGAGCCCTGGGGCTGATGGGGATGTGACCATTATCGATCCCGACCTCCAATGGACCGTGGACAAAACGCAATTTGCGTCAAAAGGCCGTAATACCCCTTACCATGGGTGGGAGCTTACTGGCCGGGCCATCTACACGATTGTTGCCGGTAAAATCGTCTGGAGAAATTAA